The Dehalococcoidia bacterium genome includes a window with the following:
- a CDS encoding CoA transferase, with product MTQTLPLQGVKVLDLTQIMAGPYCTMMLADMGADVVKVEKPNGGDDTRRMGPPFIEGESAAFLGINRNKRSIVIDLRSDSGRELAQRMARESDVLVQNFRPGSLDRMGLGYEQVREINPAIVYCTISGFGATGPYAQRGGFDLVTQGMSGLMSVTGHADGPPAKVGVPICDLNAGMFGAIGILAAYINRLRTGQGQHVDTSLLEGGIAYTFWESAMYFATGEVPEPKGSAHRLTAPYQAFETSDGYVNIGAANQANWERLCVAIGCDELVTDPRFVEPRDRMVNIDELVSTLDAIFSQQSSDHWLEKLANAGVPAGPIYDLDEVYSDPQVQAREMMVETDHPVAGRVKNIGIPIKLSETPGQFQRPAPALGQHTNEVLTDLGCSPDDIEKLRGEGIVA from the coding sequence ATGACCCAGACGCTGCCACTTCAGGGTGTGAAGGTGCTCGACCTTACGCAGATTATGGCTGGGCCGTACTGCACGATGATGCTCGCCGACATGGGCGCCGACGTCGTGAAGGTCGAGAAGCCTAACGGCGGAGACGACACCCGACGCATGGGCCCGCCGTTCATCGAGGGCGAGTCCGCGGCTTTCCTCGGCATCAACCGAAACAAGCGCAGCATCGTGATCGACCTCAGGTCCGATTCCGGACGCGAGCTAGCGCAGCGAATGGCACGAGAGTCGGACGTCCTGGTGCAGAACTTCAGGCCGGGCTCGCTTGACCGGATGGGACTTGGCTACGAGCAGGTGCGCGAGATCAACCCGGCAATCGTGTACTGCACCATCTCGGGCTTCGGCGCGACCGGGCCCTACGCGCAGCGCGGCGGCTTCGATCTCGTCACACAGGGCATGAGCGGTCTGATGAGCGTTACCGGCCACGCTGACGGCCCACCGGCCAAGGTCGGCGTCCCGATCTGCGACCTCAACGCTGGCATGTTCGGCGCGATCGGCATATTGGCTGCGTACATCAACCGCCTCAGGACAGGGCAGGGGCAGCACGTGGACACGTCGCTGCTGGAGGGCGGTATCGCCTACACATTCTGGGAGTCGGCGATGTACTTCGCCACCGGCGAGGTCCCCGAGCCCAAGGGCAGCGCGCACCGCTTGACGGCTCCGTACCAGGCGTTCGAGACATCGGACGGGTACGTCAACATCGGCGCGGCGAACCAGGCTAACTGGGAGCGCCTCTGCGTCGCCATCGGCTGCGACGAGCTTGTGACCGATCCTCGTTTCGTCGAACCCAGAGACCGCATGGTCAACATCGACGAGCTGGTGTCCACGCTCGACGCGATCTTCTCCCAGCAGTCGTCGGACCACTGGCTGGAAAAGCTGGCAAATGCCGGGGTCCCAGCAGGCCCGATTTACGACCTCGACGAGGTATATTCCGACCCGCAGGTGCAGGCGCGGGAGATGATGGTCGAGACCGACCACCCCGTCGCTGGCCGCGTCAAGAACATCGGCATACCGATCAAGCTCTCCGAAACGCCGGGCCAGTTCCAGCGACCCGCCCCAGCCCTCGGCCAGCACACCAACGAGGTGCTGACCGACCTCGGCTGCTCACCCGACGATATCGAGAAGCTGCGCGGCGAGGGGATCGTGGCATAG
- a CDS encoding ABC transporter permease subunit (The N-terminal region of this protein, as described by TIGR01726, is a three transmembrane segment that identifies a subfamily of ABC transporter permease subunits, which specificities that include histidine, arginine, glutamine, glutamate, L-cystine (sic), the opines (in Agrobacterium) octopine and nopaline, etc.) — translation MTTLRSLTTYQSIPVWRHVQVIQWVTQILSGILVVVLVVWFFANIANAVQDREIPHGFSFLDREYQTPIGQHFLPYESSDSFLYAFAVGATNTVIVSIVGVILATALGIVIGVARLSGNWVVAKIALAYVEFFRNVPLLVQLFFWFYIVLALPQVRQGYVIADRVYINNGGISIPFPVPTTWEAALSWFALAIVAVVAGFLINRHLTRREILTGASSYPLISGWGTAIVIGAAGWLVIGVTSGAAPLQISVPEPQGTFGRIVGGFTVAGGLVALLAGLVTYTSSFIAEIVRAGIQSVGRGQVEAARALGLPAMEALRHVTFPQALRVIVPPLISQYLNLTKNSSLAGAIGYSDLTNVAKTMTQTAPAVSIFMLIMAAYLAMSLTYSLIGNLYNRHIKY, via the coding sequence GTGACAACGCTTCGCAGTCTAACGACCTACCAGAGCATACCGGTCTGGCGGCATGTCCAGGTCATCCAGTGGGTGACCCAGATCCTGTCGGGGATACTGGTTGTCGTCCTGGTCGTGTGGTTCTTCGCCAACATCGCCAACGCCGTGCAGGACCGGGAGATACCCCACGGTTTCAGCTTCCTTGACCGCGAGTACCAGACCCCCATCGGTCAGCACTTCCTGCCCTACGAGTCGTCGGACTCATTCCTGTACGCCTTCGCCGTAGGCGCGACGAATACGGTCATCGTCTCGATAGTCGGCGTGATTCTGGCTACCGCGCTGGGCATTGTGATAGGCGTGGCGCGACTGTCGGGGAACTGGGTAGTGGCCAAGATCGCGCTGGCATATGTCGAGTTCTTCAGAAATGTGCCCCTGCTTGTGCAGCTCTTCTTCTGGTTCTACATAGTCCTCGCGCTGCCGCAGGTGCGACAGGGATACGTCATAGCCGACCGGGTGTACATCAACAACGGCGGGATATCCATCCCGTTCCCTGTACCAACCACCTGGGAAGCGGCACTCTCCTGGTTCGCGCTTGCGATCGTTGCGGTCGTAGCCGGATTCCTCATTAACAGGCACCTGACCCGCCGTGAGATACTGACTGGGGCGTCGTCCTACCCTCTGATCTCGGGCTGGGGAACAGCCATCGTGATCGGCGCAGCCGGCTGGCTGGTGATCGGCGTAACATCCGGCGCGGCCCCGCTACAGATCTCGGTGCCGGAGCCTCAGGGTACCTTCGGACGAATCGTCGGTGGATTCACCGTGGCAGGCGGACTGGTGGCGCTGCTGGCCGGACTGGTGACGTACACGTCGTCGTTCATCGCCGAGATCGTGAGAGCCGGCATACAGTCGGTGGGACGCGGACAGGTCGAGGCCGCACGCGCGCTCGGACTTCCGGCGATGGAGGCGCTGCGACACGTGACGTTCCCGCAGGCTCTGCGAGTCATAGTGCCGCCGCTGATCAGCCAGTACCTCAACCTGACGAAGAACAGCAGCCTGGCGGGCGCGATCGGCTACTCGGACCTGACCAACGTGGCCAAGACGATGACACAGACCGCGCCGGCGGTGTCGATATTCATGTTGATAATGGCTGCCTACCTGGCGATGAGCCTCACGTATTCGCTGATAGGCAACCTGTACAACCGGCACATAAAGTACTGA
- a CDS encoding DUF3566 domain-containing protein → MRRRLTQISVHRSSLTVALMYALVIFVIGVALAIIGTPIAGAISSLFGDDDDFSIGVWLAFSIGFAVLGAILYGIFGYVFTALTAWIYNIVAKWTGGVEFTLSEPE, encoded by the coding sequence ATGAGACGCCGTCTAACGCAAATTTCCGTTCACAGGTCAAGCTTAACAGTCGCCCTTATGTACGCTCTCGTTATTTTCGTCATCGGAGTCGCGCTTGCCATCATCGGAACACCGATCGCTGGTGCCATTAGCTCGCTGTTCGGGGACGATGACGACTTCAGCATCGGCGTGTGGCTGGCGTTCTCCATCGGCTTCGCTGTACTCGGCGCGATACTGTACGGCATCTTCGGGTACGTCTTCACCGCGTTGACGGCGTGGATCTACAACATCGTCGCCAAGTGGACTGGCGGAGTGGAGTTCACGCTGTCGGAGCCGGAGTAA
- a CDS encoding amino acid ABC transporter substrate-binding protein, giving the protein MHKVKNSAVLVALIAVAAMLTLAACSEEMSDAEIKEAAMGMGMVEAGSETMSDDQIKQAAMAMGMMTEEDAKAMADEMMPEDSMMVGDRLAQVRERDKVICASRNDVPGYGYLDSSGNNVGFDIDLCRALAAAVLGDPSKIEIRLISAAERGPTIQSGEVDMLVRTVTWTTSRDSQWGNYAQTMFFDGQGFMVNKDLGLMSALELKDATVCVTQGTTTSNQNDLNITALGFEDTDAVVAAYESGQCDAFTNDRSQLAAIGSAFQNRDAHVILPETISEEPLGPVVPHGDDQWFDIVKTVMGILIYAEAYSVDSGSVPTAVTGDTKVDRLFGLEGSFGQESLGLSQTVAQDVINAVGNYGEVYDRNLGPGGIDLPRANGRNALWADAACMDCPKGGQIYSAPLR; this is encoded by the coding sequence TTGCATAAAGTCAAGAATAGTGCAGTTTTGGTGGCATTGATAGCAGTTGCCGCGATGCTGACGCTGGCGGCCTGCTCGGAAGAGATGAGCGACGCCGAGATCAAAGAAGCTGCCATGGGCATGGGCATGGTAGAGGCCGGCTCCGAAACGATGTCCGATGATCAGATTAAGCAGGCCGCAATGGCCATGGGCATGATGACCGAGGAAGACGCCAAGGCCATGGCGGACGAGATGATGCCCGAAGACTCCATGATGGTGGGCGACAGGCTCGCACAGGTCAGGGAGAGGGACAAGGTCATCTGCGCCAGCAGGAACGACGTGCCCGGCTACGGCTATCTCGACAGCTCCGGCAACAACGTCGGCTTCGATATCGACCTCTGCCGCGCGCTGGCGGCCGCTGTTCTCGGCGACCCGAGCAAGATCGAGATCCGCCTGATCTCCGCCGCAGAGCGCGGCCCGACGATCCAGTCCGGTGAAGTCGACATGCTTGTCAGGACAGTTACCTGGACGACCTCACGCGACTCGCAGTGGGGCAACTACGCGCAGACGATGTTCTTCGACGGCCAGGGATTCATGGTCAACAAGGACCTCGGCCTGATGAGCGCGCTGGAGCTGAAGGACGCGACCGTGTGCGTGACCCAGGGCACGACCACCTCAAACCAGAACGACCTGAACATCACAGCGCTGGGATTCGAGGACACTGACGCTGTGGTGGCCGCCTATGAGAGCGGCCAGTGCGACGCGTTCACCAACGACCGCTCGCAGCTCGCCGCCATCGGCAGCGCGTTCCAGAACCGCGACGCCCACGTCATTCTGCCTGAGACCATCTCCGAAGAGCCTCTTGGCCCGGTGGTGCCTCATGGCGACGACCAGTGGTTCGACATCGTGAAGACCGTTATGGGCATCCTCATCTATGCCGAGGCCTACAGTGTGGACTCCGGCAGCGTGCCCACCGCAGTCACCGGCGACACCAAGGTTGACAGGCTGTTCGGCCTCGAGGGTTCGTTCGGCCAGGAGAGCCTCGGTCTGAGCCAGACGGTTGCGCAGGACGTGATCAATGCCGTGGGCAACTACGGCGAGGTCTACGACCGCAACCTCGGTCCGGGCGGGATCGACCTTCCGCGCGCGAACGGACGCAACGCCCTGTGGGCCGACGCCGCGTGCATGGACTGCCCGAAGGGCGGCCAGATCTACTCCGCGCCGCTGCGGTAA
- a CDS encoding Uma2 family endonuclease has product MATTGKLMTAEEFVRIPDDGHRYELIRGEPRKVAAASFDHGVYASRIVETLLPYVRSNRLGEVPLTEPGFLLGTDPDHVRIPDVGFVRQERIDAAERPFVFFSGAPDLVVEVVSPNDRYTDVDVKVGEWLEAGASLVIVVNPRNSTVQVHSSEGTNTLTEADTLSGGAVVEGWSMSVADIFS; this is encoded by the coding sequence ATGGCGACCACTGGGAAACTGATGACAGCCGAAGAATTCGTGAGGATACCCGATGATGGCCATCGGTATGAACTGATCAGGGGAGAACCGAGAAAGGTGGCGGCTGCGAGCTTTGACCATGGAGTGTACGCAAGCCGTATCGTAGAAACGCTGCTCCCATACGTCAGGAGCAACCGACTCGGCGAAGTACCCCTCACAGAGCCGGGGTTCTTGCTGGGAACAGACCCTGACCATGTACGCATCCCGGACGTCGGCTTCGTGAGACAGGAGCGCATAGATGCTGCCGAGCGTCCGTTCGTTTTCTTTTCTGGCGCGCCGGACCTAGTGGTTGAAGTCGTATCTCCTAACGACCGCTACACCGATGTCGACGTTAAGGTAGGCGAATGGCTTGAAGCAGGCGCCAGTCTGGTGATTGTGGTGAACCCGCGCAATAGCACGGTCCAGGTGCATTCGTCTGAAGGCACGAATACGTTGACTGAAGCGGACACGCTGTCCGGCGGCGCTGTGGTGGAGGGGTGGAGTATGTCAGTGGCGGATATATTTTCGTAG
- a CDS encoding DUF4184 family protein, whose product MMVSSLRFSYQASKGVACYSIPMPITPVHMGTALAAKVIAPRYFSFVVFGITQVAIDAEAAFYLLTDDPPYHRILHTYLGATVVALLAVVIGRPLLGHVLRLWNRLVRADRESLLWIEPRVPLVAAASGALIGGYSHVLLDSFLYSDMHPISPLSDSNAMLTMLSTLEVYALCFALGLLGAVALAAKWLWRRCSG is encoded by the coding sequence ATGATGGTATCCAGTTTACGCTTTTCCTATCAGGCGTCGAAAGGCGTAGCCTGCTACTCTATCCCCATGCCGATCACTCCGGTGCATATGGGGACTGCGCTTGCGGCTAAGGTCATCGCTCCGAGGTATTTCAGCTTCGTGGTCTTCGGCATCACGCAGGTCGCGATCGACGCCGAGGCTGCCTTCTACCTGCTCACTGACGACCCCCCGTATCACCGGATACTGCACACCTACCTTGGGGCAACAGTGGTCGCGCTGCTGGCAGTCGTAATCGGCAGGCCGCTGCTGGGACATGTGCTCAGACTGTGGAACCGGCTGGTCCGTGCCGACCGTGAGAGCCTTCTCTGGATCGAGCCGCGAGTCCCGCTGGTTGCGGCAGCATCAGGGGCGCTGATCGGCGGCTACAGCCACGTCCTGTTGGACAGTTTCCTGTACTCGGACATGCATCCGATCTCGCCGCTGTCAGACAGCAACGCCATGTTGACCATGCTGTCGACGCTTGAGGTGTACGCCCTATGCTTCGCGCTCGGCCTGCTGGGCGCGGTCGCGCTGGCTGCCAAGTGGTTATGGAGACGTTGTTCTGGCTGA
- a CDS encoding amidohydrolase/deacetylase family metallohydrolase, translating to MTDLLLKGGRVIDPSQGIDDQLDVAVHDGAISQVSSNIRPGPDTRVVKVDGKLVVPGMIDLHTHVYHGVNQTGVAPDLAGVYAGVTTVVDAGSAGCYTFGGFPEHVVPKVKTRIVCMLHISRAGLNFQPEIADRDDIDVEETVRVIQANKPLIQGVKVRAVGPAVPILGVDMVRLAKQAANEGGVRLMVHIGDRGVTDGPTITRDLLPLLEEGDIITHLFTGNAGRILDDDGKVVPEILEAQERGVFLDTAHGRQNFSFDVARSALEQGVVPRSISTDLTIPGRLNTVHSLTEMLSRFMALGFSLHDVIRMATVNPASALDMDGSLGSLAVGREADISVLEEHTGNWQFHDTEGGTITGDKALTPVLTVKSGEVFISEWGPHPWGWLPELA from the coding sequence ATGACTGATCTTCTGCTCAAGGGTGGCAGGGTCATCGACCCGTCACAGGGTATCGATGACCAGTTGGATGTGGCAGTCCATGACGGTGCCATATCCCAGGTGTCCTCTAACATCAGACCCGGTCCCGACACCCGCGTCGTCAAGGTCGACGGCAAGCTCGTCGTCCCAGGCATGATCGACCTCCACACACACGTCTACCATGGCGTGAACCAGACCGGCGTGGCCCCCGATCTCGCCGGCGTCTACGCGGGCGTTACCACGGTCGTCGACGCCGGCAGCGCGGGCTGCTACACGTTCGGCGGCTTCCCGGAGCATGTCGTTCCGAAGGTCAAGACGCGCATCGTGTGCATGCTGCATATCTCCAGGGCCGGACTCAACTTCCAGCCCGAGATCGCCGATCGCGACGACATAGACGTCGAAGAGACCGTCCGTGTCATCCAGGCGAATAAGCCGCTGATCCAGGGCGTGAAGGTCCGCGCCGTCGGACCCGCGGTGCCGATCCTCGGCGTCGATATGGTGCGACTCGCCAAGCAGGCTGCGAACGAGGGTGGCGTGCGGCTGATGGTCCACATCGGCGACCGCGGCGTCACCGACGGCCCGACGATCACGCGCGACCTGCTCCCGCTGCTGGAAGAGGGCGACATCATCACGCACCTGTTCACCGGCAATGCGGGCCGCATCCTCGACGACGACGGCAAGGTCGTTCCCGAGATCCTGGAGGCCCAGGAGCGCGGGGTGTTCCTCGACACCGCTCATGGACGGCAGAACTTCAGCTTCGACGTCGCCAGGTCCGCGCTTGAGCAGGGCGTCGTGCCGCGATCCATTAGCACAGACCTCACCATCCCCGGACGACTGAACACGGTTCACAGCCTGACCGAGATGTTGTCCAGGTTCATGGCGCTCGGCTTCAGCCTGCATGACGTGATCCGCATGGCGACCGTCAACCCGGCGAGCGCGCTCGACATGGACGGTAGTCTGGGCAGTCTCGCTGTCGGACGAGAGGCGGACATCAGCGTGCTTGAAGAGCACACCGGCAACTGGCAGTTCCACGACACCGAGGGCGGGACCATCACCGGAGACAAGGCGCTGACCCCGGTGCTAACCGTCAAGTCCGGCGAGGTCTTCATATCCGAGTGGGGCCCCCACCCCTGGGGCTGGCTCCCAGAGCTGGCGTGA
- a CDS encoding amino acid ABC transporter permease has product MATSTDIGRGGPLPPPRSTTGVVGWMRTNLFSTRFNSVLTAVSVIVLAVSLWYGLGWIIFSADWTVIGVLGGQMIIGQYNIEAACNGQNCFWRPQVGLLLVSALLGMAWGVAGSGLTKRIAILVVVVIAAFALLPYSLDTMGMDVRALLVANLPALGVGWALARYTPLGTPKWIVIFGVVIFLVILVLLRGVPGVPGLQPVSVIYWGGLMLNLLLAVAGIVISLPIGIALALGRRSQLPVVKLLCIVFIEVFRGVPLITLLFMSQVLVPLAFPENFPQNSLFRAAVVITLFSAAYMAENIRGGLQALHPGQAEAARALGLPGWQTTMLISLPQAIRNVIPAIVGQFIALFKDTSLVYIIGMLDVVEISRAFIQGNTEYLASAKELFIFLALVFWVFTYGMSYVSRRIEQHLGVGER; this is encoded by the coding sequence ATGGCAACAAGCACTGACATAGGCAGAGGAGGGCCTCTCCCGCCGCCGCGCTCCACCACGGGCGTGGTCGGCTGGATGCGCACCAACCTGTTCAGCACACGGTTCAACAGCGTGCTGACCGCCGTGTCGGTCATCGTACTCGCGGTCTCCCTGTGGTACGGACTGGGCTGGATTATCTTCAGCGCCGACTGGACGGTGATCGGCGTCCTTGGCGGCCAGATGATCATCGGCCAGTACAACATCGAGGCTGCGTGTAACGGTCAGAACTGTTTCTGGCGGCCGCAGGTGGGACTGCTGCTGGTGTCCGCGCTGCTTGGCATGGCCTGGGGAGTCGCTGGAAGCGGCCTCACCAAGCGCATTGCAATACTTGTCGTGGTGGTGATTGCGGCATTCGCCCTGCTGCCATACAGCCTGGACACGATGGGCATGGACGTGCGAGCTCTGCTCGTCGCTAACCTTCCTGCACTGGGAGTGGGCTGGGCGCTCGCACGCTACACGCCGCTCGGCACGCCGAAATGGATCGTGATATTCGGCGTGGTCATCTTCCTCGTAATACTCGTCCTGCTGCGCGGAGTGCCGGGAGTGCCGGGACTCCAGCCGGTGTCGGTGATCTACTGGGGCGGCCTGATGCTGAACCTGCTGCTGGCGGTGGCGGGCATCGTGATCAGCCTGCCCATCGGTATCGCGCTCGCGTTGGGCCGCAGGAGCCAGCTCCCGGTGGTGAAGCTGCTGTGCATAGTGTTCATCGAGGTATTCAGGGGAGTGCCGCTCATCACGCTGCTGTTCATGTCGCAGGTGCTCGTGCCGCTGGCATTCCCTGAGAACTTCCCGCAGAACTCGCTGTTCCGAGCCGCGGTCGTTATCACGCTATTCAGCGCGGCGTACATGGCCGAGAACATCCGGGGAGGCCTGCAGGCGCTGCACCCCGGCCAGGCTGAGGCGGCGCGCGCGCTCGGCCTTCCCGGCTGGCAGACGACGATGCTCATCTCGCTGCCGCAGGCCATCCGCAACGTAATACCGGCCATCGTGGGGCAGTTCATCGCGCTGTTCAAGGACACGAGCCTCGTGTACATCATCGGTATGCTGGACGTCGTGGAGATCAGCCGGGCGTTCATACAGGGCAACACAGAGTACCTAGCAAGCGCGAAGGAGCTGTTCATATTCCTCGCGCTGGTCTTCTGGGTGTTCACCTACGGCATGTCATACGTGAGCAGGCGCATCGAGCAGCACCTCGGCGTCGGCGAGCGGTAG
- a CDS encoding DUF4276 family protein has translation MTKHVVVIASGETERRALPHLLAHFRDRDIDVTVRIPPGNRPLRVSVAYSLIQSLLYDFDGFPPDKYVILVDADGQDPDDILGPLRVELSNRLGSGFGPSVQYAYAQWHLESWYFADAANLRDYIGRALGSVDASSPDEIQNPKLHLKHLLGDNFYTALISEEIAQSLNAQTISSRSPSFNRFLQEVENGPSPVSLE, from the coding sequence GTGACGAAGCATGTAGTGGTTATCGCCTCAGGCGAGACAGAGCGGCGTGCGCTGCCACATCTCTTGGCACACTTCCGAGATCGGGACATTGACGTAACCGTTCGCATACCACCCGGGAACAGACCACTCAGGGTTTCTGTAGCCTATTCGCTGATACAGTCCTTGTTATATGATTTCGACGGTTTCCCGCCAGACAAGTATGTAATTCTCGTTGATGCTGACGGACAAGACCCCGACGACATACTTGGCCCGCTCAGAGTCGAGCTATCGAATCGTCTCGGTAGTGGATTCGGTCCAAGTGTTCAATACGCATACGCGCAGTGGCATCTTGAATCGTGGTATTTCGCCGATGCTGCAAACCTGAGAGATTACATCGGAAGAGCCTTGGGGAGCGTCGATGCTTCAAGTCCCGACGAGATTCAAAACCCAAAGCTTCATCTGAAACATCTGTTGGGTGACAACTTCTACACCGCTCTGATCTCCGAAGAGATCGCGCAGAGTCTGAACGCTCAAACCATCAGTTCGCGTAGTCCAAGCTTCAACCGATTCCTGCAAGAGGTCGAGAACGGCCCATCACCAGTCTCGCTGGAGTAA
- a CDS encoding amino acid ABC transporter ATP-binding protein, translating to MIVCRDVHKWYGDFHALRGITTTVNRREVVVAFGPSGSGKSTFIRTINRLEDHQRGDIIVDGIELTDDVRNIDAIRRDVGMVFQSFNLFPHLTVKSNITLAPIKVRHMPSDEADEIAMSLLERVGIPEQADKYPTELSGGQQQRVAIARALAMQPKIMLFDEPTSALDPEMIKEVLDVMQELAESGMTMIVVTHEMGFAREVADRMMMFDEGIVVEEGSPHQIFEDPQSDRTKLFLSQIL from the coding sequence ATGATCGTCTGCCGGGACGTGCACAAGTGGTACGGCGACTTTCACGCGCTGCGTGGGATCACAACCACGGTGAACCGGCGCGAGGTTGTCGTCGCCTTCGGCCCATCAGGATCGGGCAAGTCGACGTTCATCCGGACCATCAACCGGCTCGAGGACCACCAGCGGGGCGACATCATCGTTGACGGTATCGAGTTGACCGACGACGTCCGCAACATCGACGCGATACGACGCGACGTGGGCATGGTATTCCAGTCGTTCAACCTCTTCCCTCACCTCACTGTGAAGAGCAACATCACGCTTGCGCCGATCAAGGTGCGCCACATGCCCTCCGATGAGGCTGACGAGATCGCGATGAGCCTACTGGAGCGCGTGGGTATCCCGGAGCAGGCTGACAAGTACCCAACAGAGCTCTCAGGAGGTCAGCAGCAGCGTGTGGCGATAGCCCGCGCGCTGGCGATGCAGCCGAAGATCATGCTGTTCGACGAGCCGACGTCCGCTCTCGACCCGGAGATGATCAAGGAAGTGCTGGACGTGATGCAGGAGCTAGCCGAGTCCGGCATGACTATGATCGTGGTGACGCACGAGATGGGCTTCGCCCGCGAGGTCGCCGACCGGATGATGATGTTCGACGAGGGCATAGTCGTTGAGGAGGGCTCGCCGCACCAGATCTTCGAGGATCCGCAGAGCGACCGTACGAAGCTGTTCCTGTCGCAGATCCTGTAG
- a CDS encoding ATP-binding protein encodes AREVAEFVGRWGFFDPSPLVLRNDWSTTGLGSFDTHGRNLGKTLHDLSNSSPDVFEKIVSATRSIVGLPARIEIRQFEDRFYFTQDEPGLMSPVNQWSISSGTLRILALMTALYGQPSGSLIGIEEPENYVHPAALSSLVEHLLDARKRVQIMLTTHSPLLLDFLDDPSTVNIVRRDEQLGTVITREKNPEGVRKALDASGFGLGEYHETRGFGG; translated from the coding sequence CAGCACGGGAAGTCGCTGAGTTTGTCGGACGGTGGGGGTTCTTCGACCCGAGCCCGTTGGTTCTGCGCAACGACTGGAGTACTACGGGTTTAGGTAGCTTCGACACGCATGGGCGAAATCTGGGAAAGACTCTTCACGATCTCTCGAATTCGTCTCCAGACGTCTTTGAGAAAATCGTATCTGCGACGCGTTCGATCGTAGGCCTCCCCGCCAGGATCGAAATCAGGCAGTTCGAAGACCGCTTCTATTTCACACAAGATGAACCAGGACTCATGTCTCCAGTGAACCAGTGGAGCATATCCAGTGGCACACTGCGTATCCTGGCACTGATGACTGCGCTTTACGGACAGCCAAGCGGATCTCTAATTGGAATAGAGGAGCCTGAGAACTACGTTCACCCTGCCGCTCTATCCTCTTTGGTCGAGCACTTACTCGACGCGCGGAAGCGAGTCCAGATCATGCTGACCACCCACTCACCACTGCTCCTCGACTTCCTAGACGATCCATCTACGGTAAACATAGTGCGACGTGATGAACAATTGGGAACTGTCATAACTAGAGAGAAGAACCCAGAAGGCGTAAGGAAGGCACTGGACGCTTCGGGCTTTGGTCTCGGGGAATACCACGAAACCAGGGGGTTCGGGGGCTAA
- a CDS encoding enoyl-CoA hydratase/isomerase family protein, whose translation MTEDILLSTGDGIATVTFNRPDQRNAISYHGWLELRRVAVELEHDSDVKVVVFTGAGDAAFSAGADIKDFESYRNNSTMAKVYSEAFDGAMDAVEAISKPTISLIRGFCVGGGCELSTATDIRIAADNSRFGIPVARLGILVGYNEMRRLVRLVGPGNASYILLSARLIDAQEAHRIGLITQVVPTEEVSEVAYGLAKEMAPLAPLSQARHKQILQTVLDNPAVEFLTEEEEHLPFTNFDSEDFHEGRAAFVERRTPMFKGR comes from the coding sequence ATGACAGAAGACATCCTCTTATCTACTGGTGACGGTATTGCGACCGTCACGTTCAACCGCCCCGACCAGCGCAACGCCATTAGCTATCATGGGTGGCTGGAGTTGCGACGCGTCGCCGTCGAGCTTGAGCACGACTCCGACGTCAAAGTGGTCGTCTTCACCGGCGCGGGCGATGCGGCGTTCTCGGCAGGTGCCGACATCAAGGACTTCGAGTCGTACCGCAACAACTCGACGATGGCCAAGGTCTACTCTGAAGCGTTCGACGGCGCGATGGATGCAGTCGAGGCCATCTCCAAGCCCACGATCTCGCTCATCAGGGGCTTCTGCGTAGGCGGCGGATGCGAGCTGTCGACGGCTACCGACATCCGAATCGCAGCCGACAACAGCCGGTTCGGTATCCCCGTGGCGCGATTGGGCATACTGGTCGGCTACAACGAGATGCGCCGGCTCGTCAGGCTCGTCGGCCCTGGCAACGCCTCGTACATCCTGCTGTCGGCGCGGCTCATCGACGCTCAGGAGGCTCATCGCATCGGCCTGATAACGCAGGTCGTACCGACCGAGGAAGTCTCCGAGGTCGCCTACGGACTCGCCAAGGAGATGGCGCCGCTCGCGCCGCTGTCGCAGGCGAGGCACAAGCAGATTCTGCAGACCGTCCTCGACAACCCCGCCGTGGAGTTCCTGACCGAGGAAGAAGAACACCTGCCGTTCACCAACTTCGACAGCGAGGACTTCCACGAAGGCCGCGCAGCGTTCGTCGAACGGCGGACACCTATGTTCAAGGGACGGTAG